The Desulforegula conservatrix Mb1Pa genome includes the window GGGTTGCATTATAGTCTGTGATGCAAAAAAAAGCAATTTTTGCCAAAAATTCAGACCTAATGATTTCAGCTACTTAAGGGATAGTTACTTGGAAGCCTATTTTGCAGTTATTCGTCCATGATATGTTCTGGGAAATTGGAAATGAGAATGAAAGCCCCTGCAAAGAGGATTAAAAATAAAAAAATTGAAGCCAGTTTGTCAAAAATCAAAGCATTGTCTGTGGAGAAGGAACGGGAAAATTGGGATTTTCGAGCGTTTCTGAAATACGAATATACTTCAGCACAACTCGATAGGGTTGTACATAAGCTCTATCAGGAAATTTCTACTGAAATTGACTGTACTAAGTGCAATAATTGCTGCCGTGAAACCTATCCTGTTATCAATCAATCTGATGTCAAATCAGCGGCCAAGCGTTTGCAAATGCTTCCAAGTGAGTTTATCGAGCAATATTTGGTGTCAGAAGCTGAAGGTTTCAAATTCAATCAGGAACCATGTCCTCTATTATACGGCGGCCGTTGTAAAATTTACGGGGCACATCCAAAAGATTGTCAGTCTTTTCCGCATTTGCACAAAAAAGACATCATGGGTAGGTTGATGGCAGTGGTAGAAAACTACGGAGTTTGTCCAATAGTCTTCAATGTATATGAGGCTTTAAAAAAAGAACTATGGCCAGGAATGCATAAGTTCTATTAACAAAATCCAATTATTAAAAGGTGTTAGGCTAACAAGTCGCCCAAGCTGACGCCGAGTGCGTCCGGTTTCACCAGCATGGCAGCGGCGGCGCAGCTTAGCTCACCGTTGGACTTCCAATTTATATCATCTACCAGAATATAAAAGTTGTAAGCATCTCGTCTTGATATTATATTTGCTTTCAGTTGGGTAAATCAAAGGAGGCGCTCTATTCATGCCAACAATTTCAATGTTTTATGGAATCCTTATTCGAATGTTTTTCTATGATATGGAAAAGCACAAAATGCCTTATGTTCATGCTGAATATCAAGGGCAGGTAGCTGTTTACTCAA containing:
- a CDS encoding YkgJ family cysteine cluster protein; its protein translation is MKAPAKRIKNKKIEASLSKIKALSVEKERENWDFRAFLKYEYTSAQLDRVVHKLYQEISTEIDCTKCNNCCRETYPVINQSDVKSAAKRLQMLPSEFIEQYLVSEAEGFKFNQEPCPLLYGGRCKIYGAHPKDCQSFPHLHKKDIMGRLMAVVENYGVCPIVFNVYEALKKELWPGMHKFY